The Colius striatus isolate bColStr4 chromosome 13, bColStr4.1.hap1, whole genome shotgun sequence genome includes the window ATATCCTGCTAATTGATTGGAGATGTTGagctgtgaagctgcagctgctaaaGATATTTACTGGAACAAGTCTGAGTAATTCCAGTACCAAGGGGGGGGTCTAAAGTCAGTCTCTGCCAAACGGGAGCTTTTGAGTCCTACTTTGTCATGCTTCTGTACTCCAATACCCAAGCTACCCAGCAGTGTCTAATAAGAGCTGATGATGAGCTACAAGACTGATTCCTTTCCATGCAGGCAAACAAGAAATGTCAAGCAGCACGTGGTGAAAAGGAGACAATGGTGATGGAAAACGTCCGAGGGGAGAAGCAGCCCCCGAcctctgagaggaaaaggagatactggAGAGTGAGAGATGCAAAGCAAGGAATAGCAAAGTGTGCTGATAAAGTCAGCCAGCTCTCTCGGGAAAAGGAACGCTGCAGCAGCTCTACGAAACAGAGGTACTTGTGAAACAAAGGTGCtctgctgtgtgacctgagcgaaggatggaaagcagcatcagaAGAACCGCACTGCTGGTTTGCTGCCGGGCTCAGTGGCAGAGgcctgttttcacttgaggctgctgcagagctgtgacagCCCCTCTTCTccaagggaaggggaggaagctACTGAGTTCTCACTGTCATCTTTTGGAAGTTCCTTTTCATATTTCCCTGGCAATAGCAAATGATGGGAAACAACAGGGGCTTTTTCTGCCAAAACTGAAGAGACTGCTTGTTGCAGACGCCTGGATTGTGAGATGGCCCTTGGAGATTCCCAAATGGTGGGGATCCCCAAGAAACCTGTCCCTGGAGATGCCCACCAACGCTCCCCCAGCCATGACCCTGCGTCCTGGAAGTTTCAGCTCCTGGCCTGCCCTGAGGTGAGGGCATTAGACAAAcatgtcctgcagctggcacCGAGGTACCTGCGGAGCGAGTGCAGCCAGATGCAGTGGCTGATGCTCAATGCCCTCATCACCACCTGCGACGAGCCCTCGAAGGTAGGCAGGGGGCAGCCGGCTGGAGCCATGCTGGGGGcgtggggctgggtgaggggagctgggggacatgcagctggggcttggctgtgctttgggagctctggcagctcctgccagccctcctgcctccctgctggCCTCCCCAAGTCCCTTGTGGCAGGCCTTTGGCTTCTGGCTCCCGAGGCAGCAGCATGGGGTTGAAGCACTGGAGTGATTTTGGCAGTGCAGCTTTTCACGGCTTCACCACAAGCATCGTGTTGCACACAGGCCAAAAGCATGTGGATCCTGCAGGAAAGCCTCCTGGAGCTACTGCAGGACCTAGATGACGAGGTGGTCGAAACGAACCTCTCCTTGCTCAAAATGATGCTCCAGGCTGCCAACAGCCCAGTTTGCAGCACCCTCGTTCTGGAGCTGACTGGGAGGCTCCAGCCACTCTTTCACCACGTAAGGCTTTGTGCCCCCCACcacaggcactggctgctgccaggaaccTTTGTGCTCTGTGCATTTTCAGAGCCATGCCCAggtgggcctgcagcagccggtGCTGAGCTCttgtcctctttcttttccaccagACCACCAGCagtgtgcagctgctctcccttgaGCTCTTCCAACGTCTGATGCAGTCTgtcaacaaaaaggaaagacagcCGATGAAGACACGGGTGTATGAGAACGTGATCgaactgctctgcctcctgcatgcCGAGAGCCCggaggtggcagaggtgaggatcTCTGACCTGCCCATGTCCCTGCGGGAGGTCCCCAGGGCCAGGGCCCgtcctgtgccctgggcagcggtagcatctccctgctctgtgtgtctgcaggcCTCTCGGGTAACCCTGCTTGGAGCTGCCGCcttcctgaagaagaggaggctcagaaagctcctggagaagaggaagacatTGGAAGTGGGCAATATCCCCTGTCCGTCTGCAGCTGTCAGGGTGCGGCAGCAGAGCCGCGCACTATGTGCAGCAGGCAGCGCGGTGCCTTTGGAGCCATCAGCAGCCCATACGAGAGGCGGCCGTCAGGTTCCTGGGTGAGACACAgcccctgtccctccctgccccgctgcagctcggccccagccctggccagggagagcagagagagatgtcAGGAGCCCGGGGGGTATTCAGCACCTTCCGGCTGATGCCGTTGGGCCCGGCTCCCTCTGGGCTGTGGGAACAGCTGGGGGttgccctggcaggaggggttCCTGGGGTGAACACAGGCTCTgatctcagctctgttcctctctgttgCAGCCCTTGAAAACCTGCCAGAAGACACCATCTCGTCAGTAGCAAACCTGGCAGCTCAAACGCAGTGCACCCtgagagatgcagagagagcagctccctccagaCTCAGCCTGCGAGAGTGGCTCCGCAGGGCCTGGAGCAGATGGCCTTCTCTCTGGGCCCGTCGCTGAccgggcagctgcagctctgagcgGGGCCCATGCCAGGGGCTATTCCATGAgctcctccctgtgctccaTGGCAAACCTTGGACCTaccagcagttttcttttgcatcgTTGCTCAGTAGTTTAGACACCGAGTTTAGCACTTGGGTTTCTTCCAGTTTGTGTACGTTTGATTTTCTGGCTTTCTTCACCCTGTGAGAACCATTTTCTACAGCTGGAAACTCTTTGTTACCCTTCGTGTCAACAAACCTGGATTTGTTCCGTGTTGTTTGAGGGACGCAAAGTGCTTtggtaaaaacaataaagctccGTCATCAAACCTTAACCAGTGCTCCCCATGTCTGGCCTGTCACGTCTCAAGCAGTAGCTCAAGAAGTCCCAGGGACGGACAGAGTTCTTCAAACAGCATGACAGAACCAAATATTTgtaggtacaaatatgacttggaccagccagcttgaataaagatggtggggacaagttaatgcagctggcaagctacttccaactatcagaaacaggtgctgcaagttaatcagttgggccctgggtgatcacatgggcagaagcagcatataaggaagtagccagccaaggaagggtggctttgagtcccTCTGTTGGTTGCACTGTGTTGGCTGTGTATGTGTCTGCAGGTGCATTACCCAGCCTCTCTACAtatttgaatgaatattgcttgcaccgttacaacaggaaggtgtccaagtgggtttggaaacctcccaagaaggagcctccacaccctccctgggcagcctgggccagggctccctcacctcaacaggaaagaagcttttccttaaggggaattgtttgtgttacagcttttgttcaataccccctgtcctgtcactggacactacaggaaaaaccctccctgctgcctcctctccttGGCATGCAGCTTTCAgcacttgtaagtattaacgaggtcccccctcagtctcctccaagctgaactgTCCAAagtccagcagcctttcctcacaaggaagatgctccagtcccctgagcatctgggtgtccctgcactggcctctctgcagcagttccctgtccctctgcagctggggagcccacaactgggcacaggactccagctgaggcctcagcacatgtggcagagcagagggggagcagaagctccctggccctgctgcccacactctgctggatgcccccaggctgccattagcttcttgcccacgaggccacgttgctgctcacgTGCCGCaaagtttttggctcttggccttaataaacctgcagagctcagccagtgcaacccccctgccagagcagcaccacctagagcagggcactcaggaactcctccagctgggttggaatgtctccagagaaggagcctccacagcccatctgggcagcccctgccagtgctccctcacctcaacagggaacaactttgtccttgtgtctctttggaagctcttcagttccagcttgttgccccttgtcctgtcactggccatccctgagcacagcctggctccagcctcctcacacccacccttgatgcatctgtaaccattcctgagctcacccctcaggctcctctcctccaaaacccagttgttggctggtcaccagtgtgttccccagggctcagtgctgggccctgttctgtttaacacccttctcaatgatctggatgaggggattgatgCTCCCTCGGTACATTTGCCAGGTAGAGTCAGGACCCTGAACTTTAAGAGAGTGGATGAGATCCCCTGGGAAACTGCCCTGAGGGACAAAGgaggtgagcagagctgggagcttcTGAAGGACGGTTTTTTGAGCCCAAGAGCTCCCTGCCGTGCCCAGGCCCCATGTGAGTGActgcaggcagccctgctgtgggctctgccagggcctgcactgggagagggagcaggcagggctgagcaTCCCGCTGGTACAGGCACTGAGCCCTGAAGGAGGCTGAAGCTGGTCACATCTCAAAGAGCAGTTCTCAGCTGGCCTGTGCTCGGGGGCCAGGGCTGGAAGTGGCTGGTCTAAGGGTCTGGAAGTGGTGTCAGGGGACAGGTTCTCCTGTCTGTTCAAGCAACAACCAGCTGGGCTGCATCTGGGAAGTCACAAATCACGTTTGAGGGCACTTGTGGGCATGGAGATGTTCTACAGGGCCCAAGAATCTCTTGCATGTGTTCTCCTGTGGGGCTCAGGGATGCTGCCAGTCCTGCAAAGgcttcagcagagctcttgTCCTCCACACAAAGGCGGGAAGCacttggttggggtttttaatacaaagtacataggtgtcgtggtttggcccagccagcacagaggcacCACGACAgcctctcgctcggtgcccccatccacccccaccctcgtcaggatggcagaggccccagagaaaagggaggaggaagagaagcaaggttgttgtggatggagacaagggcagggagggctggctgcccgTTACGGTTCCCggcaaaacaggctccagtgctcgactgagagaggaaaggaggaaagtttattctgctaccaacatgaaacagaacggaacaaaagcaaaaagggagcaggatgatgagaaaatgacaaccacgggacacagtccttggggaacatctctggcgtggattcttcacacctcctctctttcctcactgaccttggagtccgcgtggttgtttctctcactcttcccactccttgcatcgccagcagacagagaagaaggagggacaggaggaggaagaaacaggaagaaccgtcattttccagcttctccaaaagtgatggtggaggcggctcattggctcagccccagcagtggggctggctcagagctgggcagggtttCCAgcgacttcttacaggagccatctttacagccccttcccccttcccagaaacggctgtcatgtcaaaccctGACCACAAAACATCAAACTCAGTCACTTTCCCCAGCAGAGACGTACCGGCGCTTGGCTTGGAAGCACCAGCAGCACTTGGCAAACAAGCTCCGCAGCGAGCGCTGCTGCCTTGCAGACGGCAGGATCCAGCGGGTCTGAGTGGCCAGGCAGCAGATGGAGGGCTCGGGGTCTGTCTGCAGGGCCTGGAGGGCTGTGGCAGAAGGAGAAAGGGCCGGGATGAACCCCCGTGGCTTGTGTATGGCCGCCCCGGGCAGCCCCTCCAGACCCTGCCGGCCCCACGCGGCTCTcgccctggcagcaggagcacgTGGCACCAGGGcatgtgctgggagctgctgctcaggaaggcCTCAGAGCTCCCaagcctctcctctgccctgccagcgTTTCCCTGGGGCAGAGCAAGGAAGGGCCGTCCCAGCCCCAGCCGTACTCACCGCAGTGgatctctctcagcctctcctcgcTCCTGTCCCTGGAGAATCGCGCAGCAACCCCTGAGCAGAGAGCCCCGTCAGAGCTGCTGCCGCCCAGCACGTCCCCAGCTGCCCCTCGCTGCCggcagcagcggggccgggctgccaggagaggggctctgggggctgcaACTCACCCACAAACCTGATGGCCGCCGCTCGCACGCTGCCCTGCGAGTCCTGGAGGTACCgcaggctctgctgcaggtaCATGTCAGCTCTTCGCCTGTCCTTCCTCACCTGGAGAGAGTAAGAGGCTGGGATGGACCCTCCACTGCCGGCCAGAGCAGTCCCTTCTCCCGCTGATCCCCTTCCCAGCCCGGGCACGGCCATCTCCCCAGCAGAGGCCTGTGGGGCCGAGGTACGGAGCCGCAGGCAGAGGCGGCTCTGGGGTGCCAAGACCCCTCTGCCCATCTGTCCGGGCTGCCAAAAGGACTGGGGTCTCCTCCAGCGGCCtgcggggtggggaggggagcgTGGCTGGAGAAGAGCCCCTGGGGCCTCTGTGCTGGAGGGCTCCAGGCTGCGGGCCCGGGCCTTTGTCCTCACCAGGCACTCTGGGATCCTCCACGAGTCCTCGGAGCCGATGAAGCGCGTGGGCTTTTTGCACCGCAGGACGTCCATCACAGCCAGGAGGGTGTGCTGAgccacctgcagagcagcagaggatggGAACTGGCATCACGGCTTGGGGAAGGAGAGCCGGCGTCCCGCTCCTCTTGGCCAGGCGGCCTGCTGTTCCCAGCCCCGTATGGGGAGAGGCAGAGCCCGAGCGGGGGGCAGTGCCCGgggcagggacatggggcagccAGCACcgcagctgcctggtgctgccggCCAGCAGCAGCGAGATCCCGGAGAGCTGAGGGGCCGTCCCAGAGACACTGGGGCGGGCCGGAGCCAGCGGCACCTGCCAGGGGCACGTCCAGGGGCCTTTAGGCCACTAAAggcctgggctgctctgggcagatGGACCCCACCGGCCGCACCCCTGGGGAAATCAGGAAAGCCCATGGGGTGCATTCAGGCCCCGGGTGGCCACGGGCAgtggctgctgagagctgctgcgccagggcaggcagggtgggCAACGTCCgtgccagctgccagcagcccccacCCATGAGCCTCGGCCACCCCCGGGGTctcttctcccccttccccgcaTCGCCGGCCCGCTTTGCAATCTGTACCTCGGCCACGCTCTCACAATGGTCGCTGCTGCGGAAGTAGAGCGGGACCAGCGCCCTCCTCAAATGGCTCTTCATCTTCTTCATGTCCTGGCGCTCCACAGTCCCCACCAGCTCTTGGAAGAAGCTGATGGAGAGCTGCCGCAGCTGGAGGCACTCCTGGCAGAgaggagggcagggcaggatgagcaGAAGCACGAGGGAGGCCGATGGGAGGGGAGAtgctctgggctcagctcccacaGAGGCCTTACGTCGTCAAAGAGCGGCAGCAGCGGCTCCAAGAGCTGGACGGCGATGCAGCTGGCGAGCTGTCCCTCCAGGTGAAACATCACGTTCTGCAGGACAGCCAGGGCCCGAGCCCTCACCTCCATGTTGGCATCCTGCAGCGTCTCTGCAATATCTGGCAGCAGGAACACCATTTCTTTTGCCtgggtgaagcagagatttcctGTGAGGCGGGGCAAAGACCACCCACCCTGGCCAACGTGCTCTGGCCGCTGAGCACCAGGCTCCCCCCGGCTCCCGGCACAGGAGTCGCTGCAGCGGGCTCCTGGCtggtggtggccgtggcaggcagaggagcagggccaggggagggcagcagagactccctgtgcgctgctcagccgctgcttTGTCCAACCACCCCAGCGGGGCAGATGGCTGGGGAACCCTGACCCTGGAAAGCTCCCCAGGCACCCACCAGCCCCGTCCACGGCAGGAAGGGCGCTTGGAGCCGTCCCCCCGCCTCCTGacccccagccagggctaaacctcCGTGTGGGCCAACGTGGCTCCACTCGACACCTCGCTCACCGTCTGATGTCTCCGTGAGAGGGCGCGGAGACCCGCGAGCACCAACACGCGGTTCTCCCTCatctctgggctcctcaggtacttctggagcagctgcaggaggtcaGTGCTCTTCCCTTCAGCGTCGAACTCTTGCACCTGAGACAAAGAGACAAAGTGGTGAGAGAGGGGCAGAGCCTGTGGGGCTCCTGCTTCCCACGGGCAGCTCGGAGCAGGGTCCCGGGGCAGCCCTGCCCGCGCAGGACCGCACGGCAGCTTTGCCCACTCCTCCTGCCCTCTGACCATCAGCAGCCTCTTGTCCTCAGCCAGGGCTGGTTCCTTACCATCTGCTTCACGTCCTtggtctgctgctcctcagggccCAGCTGCCGGTTCCAATCGTCAGCGACATCCAGCAGCTTGTGGAAGAAGTCCGGCAGTGCCACGTCCTGGAGCAGCAGCGTCTCCCACATGGCCAGGCCGGCGCTGCCAAGTCCAGAGCATTTGGTCAGCGGGGCTGTCAcgcagccctggccctgcccaagGCCCCTGGCCCGTGGGCAagcaggagaaggctgaggggagggggttccccgtggggcagggaggagcgTGGTGGCTGGCAAGTGTGCAGGGGCGGTGGGCCCTGCTcctcggggctgggggggctgatACCTGTCAGACAGTGGGATTTGGCTGGACATGCTGTTAACCAGCGCCCTGGGGTAGCTGTGGGCCAGCGGGACAATCAGGCCCATCAGGCTCCGCCGGGCTGCCAGTTTGCTGGTGTTCTCCAAGCTCTTGTGGATGGAGCTGACGACGTCTGACACCTGGAGGGGACACGGACTGTCTGGAGCGCGGCCCTTTCCTCAgctgccccttcccacccctctcggagaggcaaggcaaggcaaaagCAGGAGCAAAGGCCTCGAGGgcagggcagctcagccagAGGCTACTTACATCACCCATCCAGGAGTCAGGCTCTCTCATGGCCTCGttcagcaccctcctggcccCCTGCTCGTCTTCGGTGCTGGTGTCCTGCATGGCTTCGATGGCCGCCAAGACGGACCTTCTCt containing:
- the LOC133626637 gene encoding uncharacterized protein LOC133626637, encoding MVMENVRGEKQPPTSERKRRYWRVRDAKQGIAKCADKVSQLSREKERCSSSTKQRRLDCEMALGDSQMVGIPKKPVPGDAHQRSPSHDPASWKFQLLACPEVRALDKHVLQLAPRYLRSECSQMQWLMLNALITTCDEPSKAKSMWILQESLLELLQDLDDEVVETNLSLLKMMLQAANSPVCSTLVLELTGRLQPLFHHTTSSVQLLSLELFQRLMQSVNKKERQPMKTRVYENVIELLCLLHAESPEVAEASRVTLLGAAAFLKKRRLRKLLEKRKTLEVGNIPCPSAAVRPLKTCQKTPSRQ